One window from the genome of Tachysurus vachellii isolate PV-2020 chromosome 5, HZAU_Pvac_v1, whole genome shotgun sequence encodes:
- the LOC132846436 gene encoding histone H1.0 — protein MSETAAPAAARAKKAKPQKKAAASHPKYSDMIQAAVLADKSRGGASRQSIQKYVKSHYKVRDNADAQIKLALKRLVATGFLRHTKGIGASGSFKLAKAEEPTAKKKKPPASVSTAAKKKPKAAVKAKKPKAAAAKTKKAPKPKKVAAKSPVKAKKNKATAGDKKVTKKAAAEKKNIKTKKTKKSPVKVKKAVKKPVTASKPRKVKRGSKKK, from the coding sequence ATGTCGGAAACAGCGGCACCGGCGGCGGCGAGAGCCAAGAAGGCGAAACCGCAGAAGAAAGCGGCGGCGTCTCACCCCAAATACTCGGATATGATCCAGGCAGCTGTGCTGGCGGATAAAAGCCGCGGCGGCGCCTCACGTCAGTCCATCCAGAAGTACGTGAAGAGCCACTACAAAGTGCGCGACAACGCAGACGCGCAGATTAAACTGGCGCTCAAGAGACTCGTCGCCACCGGGTTCCTGCGCCACACCAAGGGCATCGGGGCCTCGGGCTCGTTTAAACTGGCCAAAGCCGAGGAGCCCAcggcaaagaagaagaagccgcCGGCGTCCGTGTCCACAGCAGCCAAGAAGAAACCCAAAGCCGCCGTGAAAGCCAAGAAGCCCAAAGCTGCAGCCGCCAAGACCAAGAAAGCGCCCAAGCCCAAAAAAGTGGCCGCCAAGTCACCGGTCAAGGCAAAGAAGAACAAAGCGACCGCCGGTGACAAGAAAGTCACCAAAAAGGCTGCGGCTGAGAAGAAGAACATTAAGACTAAGAAGACTAAGAAGTCTCCAGTAAAGGTGAAGAAGGCGGTGAAGAAACCGGTCACTGCCTCTAAACCGAGGAAGGTGAAGAGAGGCAGCAAGAAGAAGTGA